The DNA window ATTACGCAGAGTAAGCCTCGAGAGGCAAAACGCTATGGCAACTATTTCTGCATTAGGTGTTGGTTCAGGGATTCTGAACTCTGATCTGGTCGATAGCCTGGTTTCCGCGGAGCGAAAGCCGGTTGAAACACGGCTGAACGCACAGGTTAAGGAAACCGAAGCCCTGATCTCGGCGTACGGCAAGCTGCGCAGTGGCGTCACCGAACTGCAGGCACCCATGCGAGCGTTGAGCTCGTCGGATGCCATGCGCTCCTTTGCGGGCACGTCCTCCAACCCGAATGTTGAAATTACCGTTGATGGCGGGGCGGCCAGTCGTGGTACCTACACAGTTAATGTGGAAACCCTGGCCAAAGCTCACTCTTTGGCTTCTGCAGGCCCTGGCTATGCCGATAAAGGCGCTACTGCTGTGGGAACCGGTGAGCTTACTTTGACTACCGCGGGTGTTACGAAAACACTGACCATCGACAGCGGCAATAACACGCTGCAGGGGCTGGCCGACTCGATCAACGAACTGAACATGGGCATAACCGCTGGCGTCGTCGATACCGGGGATGGCTTTCGGCTGGTCATGTCGGCTGAAAAGTCTGGTACTGCCAATGCTATTACAGTCAGCGCGACTGACCTGGACCCGGCCAACACCGGCTTGACCAGTCTGGCTGCGGGTCTTGAAGAAACCATCGCCGCTGAAGACGCCGTCATGACAGTTAACGGCATCCGCGTTGTTCGGCCCAGCAATACAATAGAAGGTGTGATCGAAGGGGTAACTTTCGACCTGAAAGGGGAAGGGGTCACTTCGACCATCAGTATTACCCAAGACTCCGCTTCCGTTGCAGACAAGGTCCAGGAGTTCGTAGACAAGTTCAACAGTCTGCAAGACACCATTAAGCAGCTCTCCGGGTATGATTCTGCTACCCAGACCGGCGGCGTACTGAACGGCGACTCAACCGTCAGAACCATTCAGAATCAACTCCGCGGAATTTTGGGCCGGGTGGTGCCCGGTCTCGAAAACGCGCCTATTCGCAGCATGGCGGATGTTGGGCTGGCGACTAACTGGGAAACCGGCAAGCTGGACTTTGATCGCAGCAAATTCCTGGAGAAGCTTGAGGCACATCCGGACGACATGACCGCGCTCTTTGCCGAGCAGGGCCGTACGTCAGATCCCCAGGTGAAGTTTCTTCGTAGCGGCATCAACACCCAGCCCGGTGACTACGCCATTAACGTGACTCAGATTGCCACCCAGGGAAGTATTAGTGGCAATGTAATCACAGCAACGGCGTTCGACATGGGCGCAGGCAGCACTTTTAGCCTGGAAGTCGACGGTACTGCGGCGGATTTCACTCTTTCAGGCGCCTTTGCCACCAGGGCCGAGCTGTTGACCCACATCAATGGTCAACTTGCGGCGAACGACGGGCTACGCTCAGCCGGAAAGTCAGTGACTGCCGCATTCGAGGGCGACCAACTGGTGTTGAAGTCTGGCCGGTTTGGCGCTGAGTCGACGGTCAACGTCACGGCGGCCGATGCGACGATCCAGGCGAGCTTAGGGCTGAACGTTGGCACCGGGACGATGGGTGTTAACGTAGCCGGCACGATCAATGGAAAGCCTGCGCTGGGTAACGGGCAAACCCTGTATTCCGACGCCTTGGGCACTGGGCCAGAATCAGGTATTCAGGTCAGGATTACCGGTGGTGCCACCGGCGACCGTGGCACAGTCAGTTTCATCGAAGGCGTCGGCGACAAAATTGTGGGGCTTGTTGCCAACCTGACCGAGTCGCAGGGGGTGCTTACTAAACGACCCGCAGGCCTTAGAGAGACGTTGAGTGACATAGCCGACCAGCGTATCCGCCTGGATGACCGGATGGCTTCGCTTCGAGCCCGGCTCGTAGCCCAGTTCTCCGCCGCCGACTCGCTGATTTCCCAGTTGAACAGTACCCAGGAATACGTGACCCAACAGCTCGCAGCCCTGGCACCGCAGAACTCCAAATAGAAAATCCTGTTTAGCCGAACGTCCGGCTAATTGATGAACAAGAGGTCAGATCATGAACGCACTGCAGCAATATCAGCGCATTAATACTCACACCAGCATGACGGATGCTGATCCACACCGTCTCATCCAGCTGCTGCTGAACGGCGCGTTGGAGCGCCTGAATATGGCTAAAGCTCAAATGCTGGCGAAGAATTTTGAAGGCAAAGGGCGGCTGATCAACAAGACCATTGATATCATCAGCAGCTTGCGTGAGTTTCTGGATTTCGAAAAAGGCCAGGATCTGGCAGAGAGACTCGATAGCCTGTACGACTATATGGCCCGGACGCTGCTTCAGGCCAACCTGAAAAATGATACGGCCAAGCTGGACGAAGTCGCGCATCTGTTGCGCCAGATCAAAGAAGCGTGGGACGGGATTCGCGAGGAAGCTGTTGAGTTTTTGGGACAGCAGCAAGCCGCTAACGGCTAAAAAGCTAGACCTCTACGTCTTGACCTCGATTGGCCCGGAAGCAAAACCCCGGGCCAATCTCTAGCATGTGCCAAAGCCCAGCGGACGAGAATCCCCAAGCTCAGGGCTTCATCCCCGCCAGTGCTTTCAGGTGCGCCTCCACACTACGGGCAAGCGCCTCCAGGTGATAGCCACCCTCAAGGCTTGAGACGACTCTGCCGTTGCAGTGCTTCTCTGCGATTTCCACGATCCGCTCCGTTATCCAGCCATAATCCTCATCTTCAAGATTCATTTCGGCCATGGGGTCGAGCCGGTGGCCGTCGAAGCCAGCAGAAATCAGGATCAGCTGCGGCTTGAACGTTTCCAGCTGGGGCAGCCAGTCGCGTTCTATGCGGTGCCTGTACGTCTTGCCATCGGTATGGGCGTCCAGGGGCACATTGACGATATTCTCGCCCAGGTTGTGGTAGTGGCTGAACGGATAGTAGGGGTGCTGGAAGCTGGAACAGACCATGACCCGCGGGTCGTCATTAAAAATGTCGATAGTGCCATTGCCTTGATGGACATCGAAGTCGACGATAGCCACACGCTCCAGGTGGTGAAAAGTCAGTGCCTGGCATGCCGCTACAGCGATATTGTTATAGAAACAGAATCCCATGGTTTTGCTGCGCTCGGCATGATGGCCTGGGGGGCGCACCGCGCAGAATGCATTGGTGACCTGATTGCTCAGTACCATGTCGACACCCTGGGACACAGCGCCTGCGGCCAGCCGCGCAGCGCGTAGCGTGTGGGGCATTATGATGGTGTCCGGATCGGCCATAACGCGGCCGCGCTCGGGGCTGATCAGGTCGAGCTGGCGCAGGTACATCTCGGGATGTACGCGCTGCAACTGGACGCGCTGGATCTCCTCCGCACGAACAAATTCCAGCATCTGTTCCAGTTCCGTTCCCTGAATCTGGTTGATGATCGCGGCAAGCCGGGAAGGGCTTTCGGGATGCTCGGGCCCCATGTCGTGCAGGGCACAGTCGTTATGGCTGATATAGGCAGTGGTCATACCAAACCGCTTTGTTTATGGTTGTGAGGGAGCTGGTCGGCTTCCTGTAAAGTGTATCAGCTTTCAGAGCTGGCCATGGTTAACCTGAGGTTTGCCCGAGCGGGCCTTCCGGTCATGCAGACCTCGACTTCGTCACGGGCCTGTGGCTACACACCTGCTGTCGGGCAGGCGATTCGGCACACACTAGCAGGGGGTTAATTTGTGAGCACGCGCTACCTTGAGGCGCTTTTCAATCCCGCGTCCATTGTTGTACTTGGCGCATCCGAACGACCGGATAACCTGGGCGGCATGGTGCTTCGGAACCTGATGTCGTCGGATTTCCCCGGGCGCCTGCTGGTCATTAACCGCAACAACTACGCCAATGTTCATGGGGTGCTATGTGTGCCCAAAGTGAGCCGCATGCCGTTCTCGCCCGACCTGGCAATCATCTGTACGCCACCTGAAACAGTGCCCAAGGTGATCAAGCAGCTGGGAGAGGCGGGCGTGCGTACGGCGATGGTCATGACCGGCGGCATGTCGCGTGCCCACAGCAAGACCGGCAGACCTCTTATGTACGCGGTGCGTGACGCGGCACGCAAGAACGGGATCCGTGTTCTTGGGCCCAACACGATAGGCATCATGGTGCCCAGCCGGAGTATCAATGCCACCTATGCACACATGGGTGTACTCGAAGGCAAGATCGGCTTTGTCGGCCAATCCGGTACGATTGCCAGCGCGATTATCGACTGGGCGTTTGCCAGAGGTGTGGGGTTTTCCCACTTCCTGACCCTCGGCGACAGCATGGATATCGACCATGATGACCTGATCGACTACCTGGCCCAGGACAGCAACACCCGTGCGATTCTCATGCACATAGAGAACATTCCCAACCCGCGGCGGTTCATCTCTGCCGTCCGGGCAGCCTCCCGCACCAAGCCGATCATCGCCGTGAAAAGCGGGCGGGTGCCCGAATCTGAATGGATGCCCCAGCAATTGCCCGACGGCCTGACCCGCTCAGACCCGATCTATGATGCCGTGCTGCAGCGCGCCGGTGTGTTGCGGGTCAACGGGCTGGACGAAATGTTTGACGCACTGGAGTCGTTGTCCCGTATGCGCCGTGTGCGCCGCGACGAGCTGGTGATCATGGCCAATGGCGTCGGACCGGGCGTCATGGCGGTAGACCGGCTGTCGGCCCTGGGCGGTAGCCTGGCCAAGCTGTCCCAGAGCTCCATCGACAAGCTGGCGGAACTGCTGCCGCCGTACTGGACCCGCAAGAACCCAATTGACCTGAACTATGACGCCTCGCCGGAACTCTATGCCCAGGCTCTACAGATCCTGGCGCGGGACCCGAACGTGTCCAACGTGCTGGCGCTCTACGCGCCGAGTCTGACCGAAGATAATCTGCAGATTGCCGACGCCGTGATCCGTACCGCCAAGCAGTCGCGGCTGAACATTTTTACCTGTTGGCTCGGGCAGAGCTCCGTCCTTGACGCCCGGGATGATTTCTACGCCGCTGGGGTGCCCACGTTCTTCTCGCCCGAGAAAGCTGTTAAGGCGTTCATGCACCATGTCAACCATCAGCGCAATCAGCGGCTACTGAAGGAAACCCCGGAGTCGTTTACTGAGCTGAACATGGACCGCGCAGCAGCCCAGAAAGTGGTCAGTGAAGTCCTGCGCAGCGGCCGTAACCACCTGTCCAACCAGGAGGCCCGGGAAATTATCTCGGACTACGGCATAGCCGCGGTAGAGACCTGGTACGTGGATGACATGGATGAAGCGGTGGAGCTGTTTCATCGGGTGGGCGGTCCGGTCAATATCACCTTGATCCATGAAAAAAGCTGCCATCCGTTTCTTGAGGAGAAGACCGGCCGGGGCCGATACCAGTCGACTATCAGCCGCCTGAATGATGAAGATGCGATCCGGGATTCCTGCCAGTTATTGTTGCGCGAATACCGCCGGCATTTCCCCCAGAGCGGCTTCCTTGGTTTTGCGGTGCAGTCGACCCACCAGCACATGGGCGGCATTGATTTTAGCGTGGGGGTTACCCGGGATCCCGTATTCGGCCCGCTGGTGGTGTGTGGCGCTGGTGGCGCCAGCGTCAATGTCATGACTGATCGGCAGTTGGCTTTGCCTCCCCTGAACATGGTGCTTGCGCGTGAGCTTTTGCAGCGTACCCACATGTACAAACTGCTAAAGGAATACAGCCGGAAGCCGGAGCAGGACATCCGCTCTGTCTGCGAGACGCTCGTGACTCTGTCCCAGATAGTGATCGATATCCCCGAGATAAAAGGTATCGAGATTCTGCCGTTGCTGTTCAACGACAAAGGCGCCATTGCGGTCGATGTGGCAATTGATCTGGGCGAACCCGCGCGGCCCATCATCAACCCCTATCCGAGAGAGCTGGAAGAGTGGGTCACCCTGCCGCGGTCGGGCCGGCGTATTATTATCCGACCCGTCCGCGCCGAGGATGAGCCCGCTCATATCGAGTTTCACGAACGCCAGTCACCGGACTCTATCCGCTACCGCTTCTTTCAGTACCGCAAACAGTTCACCCACAATGACGTCGCGCAAATGGTGCAGATCGACTACGACCGGGAGATGGCCTTTGTCGCGAATGCGACGCGGGAGGACGGTTCAGAAGAGACGCTGGGCACCGTGCGGGTCTGGACAGACGCCGACAATCTTCAGTGCGAGTTTGCGGTAATGGTGCACGACGAGTGCAAAGGCGAGGGCCTGGGCGTACTTTTGATGCAGAAGATGATCGACTACTGCCGCCAGCGTGGCACGGTCGAGATGATCGGTAACGTGCTGCCGGACAACCAGCCAATGCTGAAACTGGCCCGGAAGCTGGGTTTTCACACCAAGTACAATCCTGAGGAAGAGGTCACCGATCTCTGGCTACAGCTAAACGATCCAGAAGATGACTGGCAGCGGCAGAGGTTGGCCGGTGGAGCTGAGTCGGAGTTGTGGTAGGTCGAGTGTGGTGGAGTCCGTGCCGGCTGTGTGCTAAGCGCCTCAGCGAGGCGCCAGGCGGCTGGGGGCTACGAGGGGCACGTTGAGCTGGTGCGCGGTGCGCACCAGCCCGCAGCCAACTACTCCTCCACAATCGCTGAACGGTCTTCGCCACCGAACGCTTCCAGTATGACCGGCACCAGGCGCGAGATCTCAAGGGTCATCAGGGAAAAGGCGCCGTCAAATTTCGCTAACTTGTCGTCACTGTCGATATCATCAAGCTGGTCGCGAAGGGTTTCTCCGAACTTGAGGCGTTTGATAGTGAGCTCTTCGTCGATGAGGAAACTCAGATTTTCTTCCCAGTCCAGAGCAAGCCGGGTGACCTGCATACCTGATTCGATATGGTTGCGAATTTCGCCGCAGTGTAGCTCAAGGCCGCGGCAGCGAATAATGCCGCCTTCTTCCCCTGTATCCCGCAATTCGCATTCCTGACCTGCAACGAGACCAGTCGGGGGGTGAAGGTCGCCGTTGATCCAGCCGGTCATGACGAAGGCCGGGGATTGCTGCACAACAGGCGGGCGTACCGGCAGCGAACCCAGGGCCTGGCGCAGGGCACTGGCGATGTCTTCGGCCTGCTTGCTTGAACCGGAATCGACCACCAGCAGGCCATCCGCCGGAGCGAGATAAGCAAAGCTGTGGCGCGAACGGGTAAAGGCCTGGGGCAGCATCTCGAGAGTGACCTGATCACGCAGCTCGTTCTGCTCCTTGCGCCCGACCTTGCGGCCCTGCTCTGTTTCAATCAGTTCAATGCGCTCTGCGACTACTTCCTTGACGACTGAAGAGGGCAGTACGCGTTCTTCCTTGCGCAGGCAGATCAGGTGGTAGCCATTGGACGAGTGAACCAACTGTTCGCCTTGGCGACCCAAGGGCGAAACCCAGCCTTGGCGGAAGCTGTCCTGAGGGCCGCACGGCTTGAAGACATGTTCATTCAGCGCTTCTTCAAGCCGGGTCGGATCGGTATTGAAAGGCTTGGAAAAACGGAAGAAGCGGGCATTACGAAACCACATGGCGGATCCTTAGTTGAATTCGAGGCGGCATGGTAAACAAAGCGAAGCACCACCAAGGTGCCCCGGGGTTTCTGCCACCAGGAGCTTATATGGATTTGGGAGCTGTCTTGCCAGCGTTGCAGTCGCGCGCTGGCAGTCGGTCGAGGGGGCTGGGGCCGAATGGCTCAGCCTGCTGCCTGGACAACCTCGACAACGACGGTTTTAATCAGAAAGCCGAAGACGCCAGCGCCCAGGGTGACAAACAGCATAGCTGTTCCGAAGCGGCCTGCCCCGGATTTTTTTGCCAGGTCCCAGACGATAAAAGCCATGAAGGCTACGAGGCCGCCAATCAGAACGATCAGGGAAATATGTTCGAAGGTTTCTACATTCATCGAGTAAATACCCAGTCATTACCTTTAGTGAGTTCGGGGTTGAAGCTGTAACCGTCCAGGTCGAAGTCCCTGAGGTCATCGACCTGCCTTACACGGTTGCGAATGATATAGGTGCTCATCAGCCCACGCGCCTTTTTGGCGTAGAAGCTGATCATCTTGTATTGACCGTTTTTCCAGTCACGGAACTGCGGCGTAATGATCGTGCCGTTCATGCTCTTGGGCTTCACCGCTTTGAAGTATTCATTGGACGCCAGGTTGATGAGGACACCATCGTCTTTCGCCAGCTGAACATTGAGCGCTTCAGTCAACATGCTGTCCCAGAAAGCGTAAAGGTCCTTTCCGCGCTTGTTGTCAAAGCGGGTCCCCATCTCCAGGCGGTAGGGCTGTATCAGGTCCAGGGGGCGCAGCAGGCCATACAGGCCGGAGAGTATGCGCAAATGATCCTGGGCAAACTCGAAGTCCTGCTCGCTGAAGGTGTAGGCATCGAGGCCGGTATAAACGTCGCCCTTGAACGCCAGGATGGCCTGCCGTGCGTTTTCCGTAGTGAAGGGCGTGTGCCAATTCTGGAAGCGGTGGGCGTTAAGGTCACCCAGCTTGGCACTGACCCCCATGAGGTTGCTGACCTGGTGCGGCTCGAGGTGCTTCAGCTGGTCGATCAGTTCCCGGGAGTCCTCCAGGAAGTCGGGAATCGTGTGTTGACTGACGGGTACTGGTGTTTCGTAGTCCAGGGTTTTCGCAGGTGAAATAATTATCAGCATGAATACGCAGTCTCGTTCTCGTTCTGGTCTGGATCGGGTTCAGGTCCAGCGGCGAAGCCGGCAGTTGGGGTCAGCTGTCTGTCGTGACAAAGTGCTGGACATCCTCTGCACTGAACGGCCAGCTCAGTTCCCGCCCGCTGTCACTGCGCCTGAGTACAGGAATACGCGTACCGTAGCGTTCGACCAGATCCGCGCATTCACTGATGTCTACGGCGGCCACCGGCACCGGCCTGGGCAACTGGATCTGCAGGAGAAGGGCTTCGGCCTCTTCGCACAGATGGCAGCCCTCGGTTGTGTAAAAAGTCAGTTCCATCATTTAGCGTTGCTGGGCGTCGAACTGCTGACCAGTTACACCCTGGCTATCGGGACCCATAAGGTACAGGTAGGTGCCCATTATTTCATCCGGTGATGGATTTTGAGCCGGCGGCTCGCCCGGATAGGCCAGAACACGCATGCCGGTACGGGTAGCACCCGGGTTGATGGCGTTGACGCGGACCTGTTTGCCTTCACTTGACAGCTCATCCGCGAGCAGTTGATTGAGGCCTTCAATGCCGAACTTGGATATGGCGTAGGCGCCCCAATAGGCCCGGGCGGTGCGGCCGACCCCGGAAGAGGTGAGGATGATCGAAGGGTCGGGCGCTTGGCGCAGCAGCGGGATCATGGCCTGGGTCAGCATAACCGGGGCATGCAAATTGACCTGCATGACCTTGAGCCAGGTCTGCTCGTCGTAGTGTTCCAGGGGGGCGCGCTGGCCGAGGATACCCGCATTCTGTAGGAGGCCATCAAGGCGACCGAAGGTCTCATCAATCTTGGTCGCCACGTCCTGATAGTCGTGGCTGGTGGCCCCTTCCAGGTTCAGGGGGAGTATCGCCGGCTGCGGGCCACCGGCTGCCTCGATTTCATCATAGACTTTCTCCAGCTTGCTGGTGGTTCGCCCCAGCAACAATACGGTCGCGCCATGGGCTGCATAGTGCAGAGCGGCGCTGCGGCCGATGCCATCGCCCGCGCCCGTCACCAGTATAACGCGGCCCTTCAGCAGGCCAGATGGCGCTTGATAGTCTTGTTTACAGAGTATGGTCATGGGGTCTCAGCACGAGGTGGATTTCAAGGGTGTTCTGGTGCAACCGCCGGGGCTGTCTCCATCAGGCGTTGCGCGACTGCAGCCATTGTAGCAGCGCGGCTGCATCGTCAACGATCAGATCGGCCTGCCACTCGGCCAGTTTCTCGGGCTCTTCGATATAGCCATACCGGGCCGCAACCGTGAACATACCTGCCTCCCGGCCGGCCTGGATATCCCGCAGGTGATCGCCCACGTAAATACCTTTGCGCGGGTCGACGCCGAGCCGATCGGCCGCAAGCAGCAGTGATTCCGGATGCGGTTTACGGTTGGTGACGTGGTCGGGACAGATGGTTACCGCACAACGATGGGCCAGCTCCAGCCCTTTGAGTAACGGCCCGGTGAAGCGCTCGGGCTTATTGGTGACGATACCCCACGGAATCGCGCGGGCTTCCAGCCAGGACAGTAGCGCGTCCATCCCCGGAAAGAGGCAACTGTCGACCGCCAGGTGCGCCTCATAGTGGTCCAGGAACTCGCCGTGAGTGCGCTCATAATCGGCATGTCCGGGTTCCAGCCCAAAGCCAAGCTTGACCATGGCACGGGCGCCGTTGGAGACGGACCGCCGGATCATGTCGGGAGGCAAACCCGGCAGGTTTTGCCTTTCACGCTGGGCGTTCAGGCAGGTGATGAAATCCGGCGCGGTGTCCAGCAGGGTGCCGTCCAGGTCAAAGAGAACCGTAGAAGGTGGACCGGGTTGTTCGTTTGATCTTTCTGTGGATCGGCTAACCATAATCGCTCTCAGGTCACTCGTCGCTATACTCACTTGCTCAACTGGGTTTGCGCGCCTGCATAAGGTAGTTCACATCGACGTCGCGCCCCAGACGGTACTGCTTGGTTAAGGGGTTATAGGTCATCCCGGTGAGATCGCCGACATCGAGCCCGGCCTTGCGAATCCACTCGGCCATTTCCGAGGGACGGATAAATTTGCGCCAGTGGTGGGTGCCCTTGGGCAGCATCTTTAGCAGGTACTCGGCGCCAACAATGGCAAAAAGGAAGGACTTGGGGTTGCGGTTGATAGTGGAGACGAACAACTGGCCGCCGGGTTTGAGCAGCCGGGCGCAGGCCGTCAACACAGAGATTGGCTGTGGCACATGTTCCAGCATTTCCAGACAGGTGACGACGTCATACTGGCCGGGCTGCGCATCGGCCAGTTCCTCAACCGTAATCTGCCGGTAGTCTACCTTGGCTCCCGACTCCAGACAGTGAAGCCGAGCGACCGATAGCGGCGCCTCACCCATGTCAATGCCGGTCACATGGGCGCCGCGGTTGGCCATACCTTCGCTAAGCAGGCCACCGCCACAACCGACATCGAGGGCTTTTTTGCCGGCCAGGGGGGCGCGCTGATCAATGTAGTTCAAGCGTAAGGGATTGATGTCGTGCAGTGGTTTGAACTCGCTGTTCGGGTCCCACCAACGGCTCGCCAGGGCCTCGAACTTGGCGATTTCCTGCGGGTCGACGTTGCTCCTGTTATCGGTTTGAGCGTTCATTCGACTTTTTCCTGTAGAGGTTTAACCGGGTGTTATTAACAGCTGGGCGAAGCTGGCAATGCGCACAGCAGGCGCAACGGCTTGCCGAGTTTCAGTCGGCTTTTGCGATCTGACGGCTCCAGCGACCCACGCGGTCACGGAGCCCGATCAGGTCGATGCGTAACAGCTCGCCGTCGCGCAGATGGATTTCGCCGTTGATCCAGCTATGGGAAACCTGGCGGGAATTCGTGCTGTACACCAGATGGGCGACCGGATCATAAACAGGTTGGATCAGAGGGTCGCTCATGTCTATCGCGATGAGGTCGGCGTACTTGCCTGTCTCGATTGACCCGAGCTCTGACTCTCTGCCCAGTGCCCGTGCGGCGTTGACGGTGGCCATTGCCAGCACCTGATGCGCGCTGACAGCAGCCGCATCGTTAGCCACAGCCTTGCCGACCAGCGCAGCGGTGCGCATCTCGCCAAGCAAATCATGGTCGTTATTGCTGGCTGCTCCGTCAGTGCCGAGGCACACATTGACCCCGGCCTGCTGGAGTCTATCGACGGGGCAGAACCCACTGGCCAGTTTGAGGTTGGACTCGGGGCAATGGATCACCTGGGTGCCGGTTTCAGCCAGCAGCTGGATATCATAATCATCCAGTTGCGTCATATGCACCGCCTGCAGCGCTGGCGAGAGCAGTCCCAGCTCAGCAAGGCGGCGCAGGGGACGCATGCCGGTTTTGCTCATGGCCTCCTCGATCTCATGCGCTGTCTCATGGAGGTGGATCTGAATGTTTGCACCCACTTGTTCAGCCAGCGTCGCCACCCGCAACAAAGGTTCATCCGATACGGTATAAGGCGCATGTGGGCCGAAAGCCACCTGTATGAACTCGCTGGCGCGGAAGCTCTCGCGAACGGCCAGCCCTTTTTGGATATACTCATCGGGCCCGCTGGCCCAGTTGGTGGGGAAGTCCAGAACGGGAATGCAGATCTGCGCGCGCATGCGGTGCTGCTGGGCCACTTCGGCGGTAACGTCGGGGAAGAAATACATATCACTGAAAAAGGTTGTGCCACAGCGGAGCATTTCGGCCATCGCGAGCAACGTACCATCAGCAGCAAACTTCTCATCAACGAAACGGCCTTCGGCCGGCCAGATATGATCGTTAAGCCAGGTCAGCAACGGCAGGTCATCCGCCAGACCTCGGAACAGCGACATCGCCGCGTGCCCATGCATGTTGATCAGCCCGGGTGAGAGCAGATGATCCCTGAGCTCGACATGTTCAGCGGGATTGTAGCGTTCCAGAGCCTGGACCGTTGGGCAAAGGTCTATGATTCGCCCGGCGTCCACGGCAACGCTATGATGATCCAGAACAACGCCCGCGGGAATAACCGGCACCACCCAGCGCGCCGATATGAGCAGGTCGACCGGCCGTAATGCATCTGTCATTAGCGTGCTCCGTTAGCGCGTGATGTCCTGTGGGCCAGGGGAAACTTTCCTGTGTCGGGACGATCTAGAGTGTCCCGAAGTATACCGGCTTGATCCGGGCCGGTCACTGGCATTGCGCCGACTTGTCGCAGCCCAGGGCCCGGCGGGATTACCGTCGATAAACAGTCTTCCTTATAATGCCAGCCTCGTCTTTTTGCCGTTTCTCCGGAGATTTCATGACGCATAAAAATTCCCCAGAAAAAGTTCACGCCCTGGTCTGGGAGGACGGCTGTCTGCGCATGCTTGACCAGCGTCTGCTCCCAGCGGAAGAGGTATGGCTGGAATGTACGGATGTTGAATCTGTGGTAGAGGGGATACGTGGCATGGCCGTGCGCGGAGCCCCCGCGATAGGCATCGCCGCAGCTTATGGCGTAGCGCTCGCCGCGCTTGAGGTTTCGCATGACCCTGACTGGCGGGATCAGATTGCTGCCCATGTTGAGCGCCTGGCCCAGTCTCGGCCCACCGCTGTCAACCTTTTCTGG is part of the Hydrocarboniclastica marina genome and encodes:
- the fliD gene encoding flagellar filament capping protein FliD, which translates into the protein MATISALGVGSGILNSDLVDSLVSAERKPVETRLNAQVKETEALISAYGKLRSGVTELQAPMRALSSSDAMRSFAGTSSNPNVEITVDGGAASRGTYTVNVETLAKAHSLASAGPGYADKGATAVGTGELTLTTAGVTKTLTIDSGNNTLQGLADSINELNMGITAGVVDTGDGFRLVMSAEKSGTANAITVSATDLDPANTGLTSLAAGLEETIAAEDAVMTVNGIRVVRPSNTIEGVIEGVTFDLKGEGVTSTISITQDSASVADKVQEFVDKFNSLQDTIKQLSGYDSATQTGGVLNGDSTVRTIQNQLRGILGRVVPGLENAPIRSMADVGLATNWETGKLDFDRSKFLEKLEAHPDDMTALFAEQGRTSDPQVKFLRSGINTQPGDYAINVTQIATQGSISGNVITATAFDMGAGSTFSLEVDGTAADFTLSGAFATRAELLTHINGQLAANDGLRSAGKSVTAAFEGDQLVLKSGRFGAESTVNVTAADATIQASLGLNVGTGTMGVNVAGTINGKPALGNGQTLYSDALGTGPESGIQVRITGGATGDRGTVSFIEGVGDKIVGLVANLTESQGVLTKRPAGLRETLSDIADQRIRLDDRMASLRARLVAQFSAADSLISQLNSTQEYVTQQLAALAPQNSK
- the fliS gene encoding flagellar export chaperone FliS: MNALQQYQRINTHTSMTDADPHRLIQLLLNGALERLNMAKAQMLAKNFEGKGRLINKTIDIISSLREFLDFEKGQDLAERLDSLYDYMARTLLQANLKNDTAKLDEVAHLLRQIKEAWDGIREEAVEFLGQQQAANG
- a CDS encoding histone deacetylase family protein: MTTAYISHNDCALHDMGPEHPESPSRLAAIINQIQGTELEQMLEFVRAEEIQRVQLQRVHPEMYLRQLDLISPERGRVMADPDTIIMPHTLRAARLAAGAVSQGVDMVLSNQVTNAFCAVRPPGHHAERSKTMGFCFYNNIAVAACQALTFHHLERVAIVDFDVHQGNGTIDIFNDDPRVMVCSSFQHPYYPFSHYHNLGENIVNVPLDAHTDGKTYRHRIERDWLPQLETFKPQLILISAGFDGHRLDPMAEMNLEDEDYGWITERIVEIAEKHCNGRVVSSLEGGYHLEALARSVEAHLKALAGMKP
- a CDS encoding GNAT family N-acetyltransferase; this translates as MSTRYLEALFNPASIVVLGASERPDNLGGMVLRNLMSSDFPGRLLVINRNNYANVHGVLCVPKVSRMPFSPDLAIICTPPETVPKVIKQLGEAGVRTAMVMTGGMSRAHSKTGRPLMYAVRDAARKNGIRVLGPNTIGIMVPSRSINATYAHMGVLEGKIGFVGQSGTIASAIIDWAFARGVGFSHFLTLGDSMDIDHDDLIDYLAQDSNTRAILMHIENIPNPRRFISAVRAASRTKPIIAVKSGRVPESEWMPQQLPDGLTRSDPIYDAVLQRAGVLRVNGLDEMFDALESLSRMRRVRRDELVIMANGVGPGVMAVDRLSALGGSLAKLSQSSIDKLAELLPPYWTRKNPIDLNYDASPELYAQALQILARDPNVSNVLALYAPSLTEDNLQIADAVIRTAKQSRLNIFTCWLGQSSVLDARDDFYAAGVPTFFSPEKAVKAFMHHVNHQRNQRLLKETPESFTELNMDRAAAQKVVSEVLRSGRNHLSNQEAREIISDYGIAAVETWYVDDMDEAVELFHRVGGPVNITLIHEKSCHPFLEEKTGRGRYQSTISRLNDEDAIRDSCQLLLREYRRHFPQSGFLGFAVQSTHQHMGGIDFSVGVTRDPVFGPLVVCGAGGASVNVMTDRQLALPPLNMVLARELLQRTHMYKLLKEYSRKPEQDIRSVCETLVTLSQIVIDIPEIKGIEILPLLFNDKGAIAVDVAIDLGEPARPIINPYPRELEEWVTLPRSGRRIIIRPVRAEDEPAHIEFHERQSPDSIRYRFFQYRKQFTHNDVAQMVQIDYDREMAFVANATREDGSEETLGTVRVWTDADNLQCEFAVMVHDECKGEGLGVLLMQKMIDYCRQRGTVEMIGNVLPDNQPMLKLARKLGFHTKYNPEEEVTDLWLQLNDPEDDWQRQRLAGGAESELW
- the rdgC gene encoding recombination-associated protein RdgC gives rise to the protein MWFRNARFFRFSKPFNTDPTRLEEALNEHVFKPCGPQDSFRQGWVSPLGRQGEQLVHSSNGYHLICLRKEERVLPSSVVKEVVAERIELIETEQGRKVGRKEQNELRDQVTLEMLPQAFTRSRHSFAYLAPADGLLVVDSGSSKQAEDIASALRQALGSLPVRPPVVQQSPAFVMTGWINGDLHPPTGLVAGQECELRDTGEEGGIIRCRGLELHCGEIRNHIESGMQVTRLALDWEENLSFLIDEELTIKRLKFGETLRDQLDDIDSDDKLAKFDGAFSLMTLEISRLVPVILEAFGGEDRSAIVEE
- a CDS encoding DUF2788 domain-containing protein, whose amino-acid sequence is MNVETFEHISLIVLIGGLVAFMAFIVWDLAKKSGAGRFGTAMLFVTLGAGVFGFLIKTVVVEVVQAAG